The following coding sequences are from one Streptobacillus felis window:
- the cysS gene encoding cysteine--tRNA ligase has protein sequence MMKIYNSLNNKLEEFIPIEKNKVGIYVCGPTVYNFIHFGNSRPVIVFDTLARHFINKGYEVNFVQNFTDIDDKIIKRSIEENLSFEEVSEKYIKEFMNDIQKLNILNIVKRPRVSEYIPQIIKMIENLIDNGYAYVSGGDVLFRVNNYSDYGKLSNQKIEDLSVAVRIDKNEKKENPLDFVLWKEKKDNEPFWDSPFSKGRPGWHIECSAMSKEFLGDNFDIHAGGIDLLFPHHENERAQSICSCNEKSTFARYWMHNGFLEINGEKMSKSLGNFITLKDVLKNYSGDIVRFFMLSTHYRKPINYSIENLEISKKTLQSIIENISRYKKIDIINSKNDDDIKDYIREFENNFNSALDDDLNTPLAISQIHDLIRKVNKKLSENSFKELEYVINILEKYIKNVLGIEMEIEKNDEITEKLIELLNSIRDEARFNKNYALSDKIRDELLKLGIKTSDRKVK, from the coding sequence ATAATGAAAATATATAATAGTTTAAATAATAAATTAGAAGAGTTTATACCAATAGAAAAAAATAAAGTTGGAATATATGTTTGTGGGCCAACTGTTTATAACTTTATACATTTTGGAAATTCTCGTCCTGTAATAGTATTTGATACTTTAGCAAGACATTTTATTAATAAAGGGTATGAAGTAAATTTTGTTCAAAATTTTACAGATATTGATGATAAAATTATTAAAAGAAGTATAGAAGAAAATTTATCCTTTGAAGAAGTTTCTGAAAAATACATAAAAGAATTTATGAATGATATTCAAAAATTAAATATATTAAACATTGTTAAAAGACCAAGGGTTAGTGAATATATTCCTCAAATAATAAAAATGATAGAAAATTTAATAGATAATGGTTATGCTTATGTTTCTGGTGGAGATGTATTATTTAGAGTAAATAATTATTCAGATTACGGGAAATTATCTAATCAAAAAATAGAAGATTTAAGTGTTGCTGTTAGAATAGATAAGAATGAAAAAAAAGAAAACCCCTTAGATTTTGTACTTTGGAAAGAGAAGAAGGACAACGAACCATTTTGGGATTCTCCTTTTTCAAAAGGAAGACCGGGATGGCATATAGAATGTTCAGCGATGAGCAAAGAATTTTTAGGTGATAATTTTGATATACATGCTGGGGGTATAGATTTATTATTTCCTCATCATGAAAATGAAAGAGCACAAAGTATTTGTTCTTGTAATGAAAAATCAACATTTGCTAGATATTGGATGCATAATGGATTTTTAGAGATTAACGGAGAAAAAATGAGTAAATCTTTAGGTAACTTTATTACTCTAAAAGATGTATTAAAAAATTATTCTGGAGATATAGTTAGATTTTTTATGTTATCTACTCATTATAGAAAACCTATTAATTATTCTATAGAAAATTTAGAAATTTCAAAAAAGACTTTGCAGTCAATTATTGAGAATATTTCTAGATACAAAAAAATAGACATAATTAATTCAAAAAATGATGATGATATAAAAGATTATATAAGAGAATTTGAAAATAATTTTAATTCAGCATTAGATGATGATTTAAATACCCCACTTGCTATTTCACAAATACACGATTTAATTAGAAAAGTAAATAAAAAATTAAGTGAAAATAGTTTTAAAGAATTAGAATATGTAATTAATATTTTGGAAAAATATATAAAAAATGTGTTAGGAATAGAGATGGAAATAGAAAAAAATGATGAGATAACTGAAAAATTAATAGAATTATTAAATAGTATAAGAGATGAAGCAAGATTTAATAAAAATTATGCATTATCTGATAAAATACGTGATGAATTACTAAAATTAGGTATAAAAACATCTGATAGAAAGGTAAAATAA
- a CDS encoding rod shape-determining protein, protein MFKKNFIKRIIRSLRINKSISIDLGTANILIYDKQEDKIVLNEPSVLARDKKTGKVIAVGKDAREMLGKTPDSIEAIKPLKDGVIADLDATREMLSHFMYKIYGSSIFKPEVMICVPLEVTPVERKALFDSVSGAKKIYIIEEGRAAIIGSGIDISKPAGNMVIDIGGGSTDVAILSLDEVIASKSIRIAGNKFDEDIVRYVRNKYNLLIGDRTAELIKKELGTALYEEKPRVMTIKGRQLEIQTPVSLEINSNEVYEAIKSSLYSIINATKEVLEKSPPELAADILDNGIVMTGGGSMIKDFTTLVEKEVKVKVYLSEHPLDSVVLGGGRAFDNKNLLKTLQMREN, encoded by the coding sequence ATGTTTAAAAAGAATTTTATAAAAAGAATTATTAGATCACTGAGAATAAATAAAAGTATATCAATAGATTTAGGTACAGCCAATATTTTAATTTATGATAAACAAGAAGATAAAATAGTATTAAATGAACCTTCAGTATTAGCTAGAGATAAAAAAACTGGGAAAGTAATAGCTGTAGGGAAAGATGCTAGAGAAATGCTTGGTAAAACACCAGATAGTATTGAAGCTATTAAACCTTTAAAAGATGGAGTTATAGCTGATTTAGATGCTACTAGAGAAATGTTATCACATTTTATGTATAAAATTTATGGTAGCTCTATTTTTAAACCAGAAGTAATGATTTGTGTACCTTTAGAAGTTACACCTGTTGAAAGGAAAGCACTATTTGATTCAGTAAGTGGGGCAAAAAAAATATATATAATTGAAGAAGGTAGAGCTGCAATTATTGGTTCAGGTATTGATATTTCTAAACCTGCAGGGAATATGGTTATAGATATAGGTGGAGGATCTACTGACGTTGCTATATTATCTTTAGATGAAGTAATTGCTTCTAAATCAATAAGAATAGCTGGAAATAAATTTGATGAAGATATAGTTAGATATGTTAGAAATAAATATAATTTATTAATAGGTGATAGAACTGCTGAATTAATAAAAAAAGAATTAGGTACAGCTTTATATGAAGAAAAACCAAGAGTAATGACTATTAAAGGTAGACAATTAGAAATACAAACACCAGTATCATTAGAAATTAACTCTAATGAAGTATATGAAGCTATTAAGTCATCTCTTTATTCTATTATAAATGCTACGAAAGAGGTTTTAGAAAAATCACCACCTGAATTAGCAGCAGATATACTGGATAATGGAATAGTAATGACAGGTGGAGGATCTATGATTAAAGATTTTACTACTTTAGTTGAAAAAGAAGTTAAAGTAAAAGTATATTTATCAGAACATCCACTTGATTCTGTAGTACTTGGCGGAGGAAGAGCTTTTGATAATAAAAATTTATTAAAAACATTACAAATGAGAGAGAATTAA
- the murI gene encoding glutamate racemase, with protein sequence MSIGIFDSGMGGITVLNEIRKKYPEIDIHFYADTARLPYGEKTKEEILRYSEEIVEFLLKKNVELIVIACNTATSLALDEIKNKIDTNIIGVIEAGVNGVINLKSKNVGLIATTATVKSNKYEKVLKNIDENISLYTQPCPLFVTTIESGEIKGENIDKLINQYVNNISKNIDTLILGCTHYSIIKSSIKNIYNNLNIVDPSVEIINIIEKRNLIKNKHENSSTNYYVSGEKQQFKNNLKKIFSIETDNIFEIKGE encoded by the coding sequence ATGTCTATAGGAATATTTGACTCGGGTATGGGTGGAATAACTGTATTAAATGAAATAAGGAAAAAATATCCAGAAATTGATATACATTTTTATGCAGATACAGCTAGACTACCTTATGGAGAAAAGACTAAAGAAGAAATACTAAGATATTCGGAAGAAATAGTAGAATTTTTATTAAAGAAAAATGTTGAATTGATTGTTATTGCATGTAACACTGCAACTTCATTAGCATTAGATGAAATAAAAAATAAAATTGATACAAACATTATAGGTGTAATAGAAGCGGGAGTAAATGGTGTAATAAATTTAAAAAGTAAAAATGTTGGATTAATTGCAACCACAGCTACTGTAAAATCTAATAAATATGAAAAAGTGTTAAAAAATATTGATGAAAATATTTCTTTATATACACAACCTTGCCCCTTATTTGTTACAACGATAGAAAGTGGTGAAATAAAAGGGGAAAATATTGATAAATTAATAAATCAGTATGTGAATAATATAAGTAAAAATATAGATACTTTAATATTAGGATGCACACATTATTCTATAATAAAATCTTCAATAAAAAATATCTATAATAATTTAAATATTGTGGATCCTTCTGTTGAGATTATAAATATAATAGAAAAAAGAAATTTAATAAAAAATAAACATGAAAATTCGAGTACTAATTATTATGTTTCTGGAGAAAAGCAACAATTTAAAAATAATCTTAAAAAAATATTTTCAATAGAGACCGATAATATTTTTGAGATAAAAGGAGAATAA
- the ruvA gene encoding Holliday junction branch migration protein RuvA, whose protein sequence is MYEYFEGVITIKNLNYVVIDINGVGYKIYTSIKTYDKLNSIGKKDKLFIHTIVKEDDISFFGFKDELERSIFLECIAINGIGAKKAIAILSNFEFEELAAIASSKNFKELAKVPGIGMKKAEKIMVDLSDKLEGLRISKTATSQEMLEMYNKKENLKLALESLGYEKVNVSNLIEDSMIKELNMQELIKLALLNINKKKK, encoded by the coding sequence ATGTATGAATATTTTGAAGGGGTAATAACAATTAAAAACTTAAATTATGTTGTTATAGATATAAATGGAGTAGGATATAAAATATATACTTCAATAAAAACTTATGATAAATTAAATTCGATAGGTAAAAAAGATAAACTTTTTATACATACTATAGTTAAAGAAGATGATATATCTTTTTTTGGATTTAAAGATGAACTTGAAAGAAGCATATTTCTAGAATGTATTGCAATAAATGGAATAGGTGCCAAAAAAGCAATAGCAATTTTATCAAATTTTGAATTTGAAGAACTAGCAGCTATAGCTTCTTCAAAAAACTTTAAGGAATTAGCTAAAGTTCCTGGTATAGGAATGAAAAAAGCTGAGAAAATTATGGTGGATTTATCTGATAAATTAGAAGGTTTAAGAATATCTAAAACTGCAACAAGTCAAGAAATGCTTGAAATGTACAATAAAAAAGAGAATTTAAAATTAGCTCTAGAATCTTTAGGATATGAGAAAGTAAATGTAAGTAATTTAATTGAAGATAGCATGATAAAAGAATTAAATATGCAAGAATTAATAAAACTTGCATTATTGAATATTAATAAAAAGAAAAAGTAG
- a CDS encoding DMT family transporter gives MNLSWILIIIGAMMWGIDGVLLTPRYFQYGIYNVLLIVFIAHLLPFIYMLITNRKYTQDIKKIKPLDIFYFILIALFGGTIGTLSIVKALQLSEFNPYSLVILIQKSQPIFAILSAYILLKEKITKKFKIIFVISLLSLYFLTFGLNSPLNIELKSIYPALYSLIAAISFGLSTTFSRKVAVKFNANLSTFIRFMFTSIITLILLLKNFTQTKTDIIYIAQNKQILILALIISVWGMIAAKLYYKGLQKTKAIYSTICELAFPLTSVFIDMFLLGNYLDPIRITAGLVLLISIVYLNTSNQ, from the coding sequence ATGAATTTATCATGGATATTGATAATAATTGGAGCTATGATGTGGGGTATAGATGGAGTATTATTAACACCACGTTATTTTCAATATGGGATATATAATGTGCTATTAATAGTATTTATTGCACATTTATTGCCTTTTATCTATATGTTGATTACAAATAGAAAATATACACAAGATATAAAAAAAATTAAACCATTAGATATATTTTATTTTATATTAATAGCTTTATTTGGAGGAACTATAGGTACATTATCTATAGTAAAGGCATTACAATTAAGTGAATTTAATCCATATAGTTTAGTAATATTAATCCAAAAATCTCAACCAATTTTTGCGATATTATCAGCTTATATATTGTTAAAAGAAAAGATAACTAAAAAATTTAAAATAATATTTGTGATTTCATTATTATCATTATATTTTTTAACTTTTGGACTGAATAGTCCATTGAACATAGAGCTGAAATCTATATATCCAGCTTTATATTCGTTAATTGCTGCAATATCTTTTGGATTATCTACTACTTTTAGTAGGAAGGTTGCTGTTAAATTTAACGCAAATTTATCTACTTTTATTAGATTTATGTTTACATCAATAATTACTTTAATATTATTGTTAAAAAACTTTACACAAACTAAAACTGATATCATATATATTGCACAAAATAAGCAAATATTAATACTTGCATTGATAATATCAGTGTGGGGTATGATAGCTGCAAAGTTATACTATAAAGGACTACAAAAAACTAAGGCAATTTATTCAACTATTTGTGAATTAGCCTTTCCATTAACATCAGTATTTATTGATATGTTTCTATTAGGAAATTATTTAGATCCAATAAGAATTACAGCTGGTTTAGTTTTATTAATTAGTATTGTTTATTTAAATACAAGCAATCAATAA
- the uvrA gene encoding excinuclease ABC subunit UvrA has product MEYIKIRGAREHNLKNIDIDIPKNKFVVITGVSGSGKSSLAFETIYSEGQRRYVESLSVYARQFIGQMKKPELDSIEGLSPAISIEQKSVSKNPRSTVGTMTEIYDYMRLLWGHIGNAHCPICNTLVKKQSIEEITNEVFSRCSEKDKLMFLSPLVVDKKGSFKNLFINLSRQGYLRARVDGVIYELDDTIELDKNKRHSIELITDRIVFKEENISRINEAIVNATKLSEGNLIVNINGVDHKYSENFVCSNHPEISFPEINPRLFSFNAPYGACEECNGLGSSLEVNMDAILINDELSINEGALSIVGGSSPTSWTWKLFMAFLEGHNIDPNIPFKNLKDYEKNLIFYGSDKEYHFAIHTKEYNYDGFRTFEGLINLVKRRHKESMSESNREEIQNRYMIETKCSKCAGKRLNDTVLSITINDKSIIDVTNMSIVNSLEFFENLKLTDKEKQIAEEILKEIKNRLSFLINVGLDYLSLDRMTKTLSGGESQRIRLATQIGSRLTGVIYVLDEPSIGLHQRDNDKLLKTLKDLKNIGNTLIVVEHDEDTMIESDFLIDIGPGAGKFGGEIIASGTPADIINDGKTLTAKYLNKEIQINKTQKIRKSNEYLKINNCTGNNLKNVNLKIPLGIFTVVTGVSGSGKSSLINQTLYPILHNRLNEKTLFPLSHGKVEGIDNVKKVINIDQSPIGRTPRSNTATYTKIFDDIRGLFSETNDAKIRGFDKGRFSFNVKGGRCETCSGAGINKIEMNFLPDVYVECEMCKGKRYNKETLEVKYKGKNISEVLDMSVIDAFEFFEAIPSLKRKLQTLIDVGMDYISLGQPATTLSGGEAQRIKLASELSKVAKEGTMYILDEPTTGLHFEDVRKLLIVLDRLVSKGNSVVVIEHNLDVIKCADYIIDIGLEGGDKGGYIVVEGTPDKIMKHKDSYTGKFLKKHINK; this is encoded by the coding sequence ATGGAATATATTAAAATAAGAGGAGCTAGAGAACATAATCTTAAAAATATTGATATAGATATACCAAAGAATAAGTTTGTTGTAATTACAGGAGTTAGTGGAAGCGGAAAATCTTCACTTGCTTTTGAAACAATATATTCTGAGGGACAAAGAAGATATGTTGAGAGCTTGTCTGTTTATGCAAGACAATTTATAGGTCAAATGAAAAAACCAGAGTTAGATAGTATAGAAGGATTATCACCAGCTATTTCTATAGAACAAAAATCAGTATCAAAAAATCCTAGATCTACAGTAGGTACTATGACTGAAATTTATGACTATATGAGATTATTATGGGGTCATATAGGTAATGCTCATTGCCCAATATGTAATACTTTGGTAAAGAAACAAAGTATAGAAGAAATTACAAATGAAGTTTTTTCAAGATGTAGTGAAAAAGATAAATTAATGTTTCTTTCACCTTTAGTTGTTGACAAAAAAGGAAGTTTTAAAAACCTATTTATTAATCTATCTAGACAAGGATATTTAAGAGCAAGAGTTGATGGAGTTATTTATGAATTAGATGATACTATAGAACTTGATAAAAATAAAAGACATAGTATAGAATTAATAACAGATAGAATAGTTTTTAAAGAAGAAAATATTTCAAGAATAAATGAAGCAATTGTAAATGCAACTAAATTATCTGAGGGAAATTTAATTGTTAATATTAATGGTGTAGATCATAAATACAGTGAGAATTTTGTTTGTAGTAATCATCCGGAAATTTCTTTCCCTGAGATTAATCCTAGACTTTTTTCATTTAATGCACCTTATGGAGCATGTGAAGAATGTAATGGACTAGGTTCATCTCTTGAAGTTAATATGGATGCAATATTAATAAATGATGAATTATCGATAAACGAAGGTGCATTATCTATAGTTGGAGGAAGTTCTCCAACTTCATGGACATGGAAACTTTTTATGGCTTTTTTAGAAGGACATAATATAGACCCAAATATTCCTTTTAAAAATCTTAAAGATTACGAAAAAAATTTAATTTTTTATGGTAGTGATAAAGAATATCATTTTGCTATACATACAAAAGAATATAATTATGATGGTTTTAGAACATTTGAAGGGTTAATTAATCTTGTAAAAAGAAGACATAAAGAATCTATGAGTGAATCAAATAGAGAAGAGATACAAAATAGATATATGATAGAAACTAAATGTTCTAAATGTGCAGGTAAAAGATTAAATGACACTGTACTTTCAATTACTATTAATGATAAAAGTATTATTGATGTAACTAATATGAGTATTGTAAATTCATTAGAATTTTTTGAAAATTTAAAATTAACCGATAAAGAAAAACAAATTGCTGAGGAAATTTTAAAAGAGATAAAGAATAGACTTTCATTTTTAATTAATGTTGGACTTGATTATTTATCATTAGATAGGATGACTAAAACACTTTCTGGAGGAGAATCACAACGTATAAGACTTGCAACACAAATTGGGTCAAGGCTTACTGGAGTAATATATGTTTTAGATGAACCAAGTATAGGATTACATCAAAGAGATAATGATAAATTACTGAAAACTTTAAAAGATTTAAAAAATATAGGTAATACATTAATAGTTGTTGAACATGATGAAGATACTATGATAGAATCTGATTTTTTAATAGATATTGGACCTGGTGCAGGAAAGTTCGGAGGAGAAATTATTGCAAGTGGTACACCTGCTGATATAATAAATGATGGTAAAACATTAACAGCTAAATATCTTAATAAAGAAATTCAGATTAATAAGACACAAAAAATTAGAAAATCTAATGAATATTTAAAAATTAATAACTGTACTGGAAATAATCTAAAAAATGTAAATTTAAAAATACCATTAGGAATATTTACTGTTGTTACAGGTGTAAGTGGTAGTGGTAAATCTAGTTTAATAAATCAAACGCTTTACCCAATATTACACAATAGACTTAATGAAAAAACTTTATTTCCATTATCACATGGTAAAGTAGAGGGTATAGATAATGTAAAAAAAGTTATAAACATTGATCAAAGTCCTATAGGTAGAACTCCTAGGTCAAATACTGCTACATATACTAAAATATTTGATGATATTAGAGGATTGTTTTCAGAAACTAACGATGCTAAAATAAGAGGATTTGATAAAGGTAGATTTTCTTTCAATGTAAAAGGTGGTAGATGTGAAACTTGTTCTGGAGCAGGTATAAATAAAATAGAAATGAACTTCTTACCAGATGTTTATGTTGAATGTGAAATGTGTAAAGGTAAAAGATATAACAAAGAAACTTTAGAAGTTAAATACAAAGGTAAAAATATTTCTGAAGTATTAGATATGAGTGTTATAGATGCTTTTGAATTTTTTGAAGCAATTCCTTCACTTAAAAGAAAATTACAAACTTTAATAGATGTTGGAATGGACTATATTTCACTTGGACAACCAGCTACAACACTTTCTGGAGGAGAAGCACAGAGAATAAAGCTTGCATCAGAATTATCTAAAGTTGCAAAAGAAGGTACTATGTATATACTAGATGAACCAACAACTGGTTTACATTTTGAGGATGTAAGAAAACTATTGATAGTTTTAGATAGATTGGTTTCAAAGGGAAATAGTGTTGTTGTAATAGAGCATAATTTAGATGTTATTAAATGTGCTGATTATATTATAGATATAGGTCTTGAAGGTGGAGATAAAGGTGGATATATAGTTGTTGAAGGCACACCGGATAAAATAATGAAACATAAAGATTCATATACAGGTAAATTTTTAAAAAAACATATAAATAAATAG
- a CDS encoding pyridoxal phosphate-dependent aminotransferase, producing the protein MHINEVVKNLQISIIRQISARMPDFKNGINMTIGEPGNDIPYELKKYMSDITLNQKIGYTNTGGAIEYREAVAKYYNKLYGSNYTWKNALANAGSTEGISSFLRTVLQPGDEVIMPTPTYPGYEPNILLMDAKPVFIDLKHVDFELTAEILEQYITPKTKVIILTYPNNPTGTVMPLEEMDKVAELLRKHEIYLLSDEIYSVLAFDEYHSFARYTDLIDKIVVINGFSKSHSMTGYRVAYTLASEEIIDNMNKVGQYTMTGVNTVGQLGAIYACEHIPTREDVVEVNKAKLIRMTKGLREIGFKVIEPKGAFYLFVDYTMFSDKNSLDFALDVLEKTELGIVPGICFNVEGFFRLSVTQSDDVIDEAMERLRKYVENECK; encoded by the coding sequence ATGCACATCAATGAAGTAGTAAAGAATTTACAAATTTCAATTATTAGACAAATTTCGGCTAGAATGCCTGATTTTAAAAATGGTATCAATATGACTATAGGGGAACCAGGTAATGATATACCTTATGAATTAAAAAAATATATGTCAGATATCACTTTAAATCAAAAAATTGGGTATACAAATACAGGTGGTGCTATAGAATATAGAGAGGCAGTTGCTAAATACTATAATAAACTTTATGGTTCAAATTATACTTGGAAAAATGCATTAGCAAATGCAGGATCTACTGAAGGTATATCATCATTTTTAAGAACTGTATTACAACCAGGTGACGAGGTAATTATGCCTACACCAACTTATCCTGGATATGAACCTAATATTTTATTAATGGATGCTAAACCTGTTTTTATAGATTTAAAACACGTTGATTTTGAATTAACAGCTGAAATTCTAGAACAATATATTACTCCAAAAACAAAGGTTATCATTTTAACTTATCCAAACAATCCAACTGGTACAGTTATGCCTCTTGAAGAAATGGATAAGGTTGCTGAATTATTAAGAAAACACGAAATATATTTATTAAGTGATGAAATATATTCAGTACTTGCATTTGATGAATATCATTCTTTTGCAAGATACACAGATTTAATTGATAAAATAGTAGTTATTAATGGTTTTTCTAAATCACATTCAATGACAGGGTATAGAGTAGCTTATACACTTGCATCTGAAGAAATTATTGATAATATGAATAAGGTAGGACAATATACTATGACTGGTGTTAATACAGTAGGACAATTAGGTGCAATTTATGCCTGTGAGCATATTCCTACTAGGGAAGATGTTGTTGAAGTAAATAAAGCTAAATTAATACGTATGACTAAAGGATTAAGAGAAATAGGTTTTAAAGTAATTGAGCCAAAAGGAGCTTTCTATTTATTTGTTGATTATACAATGTTTTCAGATAAAAATTCTCTTGATTTTGCCTTAGATGTATTAGAAAAAACTGAGTTAGGAATAGTTCCTGGTATTTGTTTCAATGTAGAAGGATTTTTTAGATTATCAGTTACTCAAAGTGATGATGTTATAGATGAGGCAATGGAAAGACTAAGAAAATATGTTGAGAATGAATGCAAATGA
- the rlmD gene encoding 23S rRNA (uracil(1939)-C(5))-methyltransferase RlmD gives MKKGEIISLKISGIDFPSKPYGYLENDERKCFANMNVVPGQTIKASIGKIKNNKIELRNIEIVDSDENVSIPFCKKFNTCGGCTFQYLNYEEQANLKAKFVYKLIENSIKNRAYITLPVVTMEKNKEYRNKMEFSFGNEFKDGPTILGLHKKNSFHDIVNVNECKLMDENFRNITKFTNYFFSSKNIPFYHRLTHIGFLRNLVIRKGEKTRELGVNIVTTSQGDFSIIEEYKNGLLKLDLNMELKSIIHTINDDKSDSVKADKEIILHGSRDIREKIFDLYFKISPYSFFQTNSFGIEKLYQQVIDNLIYITKEDEKPIVFDLFSGTGTIGQIVAKYSKEVYGIELIEEAVIKANENAVENGIKNAKFIAGDVFEKLKVLDDENIKPDIIIVDPPRSGIGEKTILKLVEYSIDNIIYVSCNPKTLADDLKIFEDNDYILKRLVCVDMFGYTPHLETVVLLSKI, from the coding sequence ATGAAAAAAGGTGAAATAATAAGCTTAAAAATATCTGGTATTGATTTTCCTTCTAAACCATATGGTTATTTAGAAAATGATGAAAGAAAATGTTTTGCTAACATGAATGTAGTACCAGGTCAAACTATAAAAGCTAGTATAGGTAAGATAAAAAACAATAAAATAGAACTTAGAAATATAGAAATTGTTGATTCTGATGAAAATGTTTCTATACCATTTTGTAAAAAATTTAATACTTGTGGAGGTTGTACTTTTCAATACCTTAATTATGAAGAACAGGCTAACCTTAAAGCAAAATTTGTATATAAATTAATAGAAAATAGTATAAAAAATAGAGCATATATTACTTTACCCGTTGTTACTATGGAAAAGAATAAAGAATATAGAAATAAAATGGAATTTAGTTTTGGTAATGAATTTAAAGATGGTCCAACTATTTTAGGATTACATAAAAAAAATTCGTTTCATGACATTGTTAATGTAAATGAATGTAAATTAATGGATGAAAATTTTAGAAATATAACTAAATTTACTAATTATTTTTTTTCAAGTAAAAATATACCTTTTTATCATAGACTGACTCATATAGGATTTTTACGTAATTTAGTGATTAGAAAAGGTGAAAAAACAAGAGAACTTGGGGTTAATATTGTTACAACATCACAGGGAGATTTTTCTATTATTGAAGAATATAAAAATGGTTTACTTAAACTTGATTTAAATATGGAATTAAAATCTATTATTCATACAATAAATGATGATAAATCTGATTCTGTAAAAGCAGATAAAGAAATAATTTTACATGGTAGTAGAGATATTAGAGAAAAAATATTTGACTTATATTTCAAAATTAGTCCATATTCTTTTTTTCAAACTAATTCCTTTGGTATTGAAAAGCTTTATCAACAAGTTATAGATAATTTAATATATATAACAAAAGAAGATGAAAAACCTATAGTATTTGATTTATTTAGTGGTACTGGAACTATAGGTCAAATTGTTGCTAAGTACTCAAAAGAGGTTTATGGTATAGAACTTATAGAGGAAGCAGTGATAAAAGCAAATGAAAATGCTGTAGAAAACGGGATTAAAAATGCCAAATTTATTGCAGGTGATGTTTTTGAAAAATTAAAAGTTTTAGATGATGAAAATATTAAACCTGATATAATAATAGTAGATCCACCTAGAAGTGGAATAGGTGAAAAAACAATATTAAAATTAGTAGAATATAGCATAGATAATATAATATATGTATCATGTAATCCAAAAACTTTAGCAGATGATTTAAAGATATTTGAAGATAATGATTATATATTAAAAAGGCTTGTATGTGTTGATATGTTTGGTTATACACCTCATTTAGAAACTGTAGTCTTATTATCTAAAATATAG